TGAAGTACGACCGCGGCGCTAGGCGGTCCGGATCGCCCGTGTACGCCTGAAGCGTGCGCGTGCTCTCGTTGGTCAGGTTCACGCCCTGGACGCCCAGCTTGATGTACTTGTTGACGTTGACGAACACCGACGCGTCGAGCTGGCCCGTCTCGTCGTTGAAGATCGACGTGTACGGGAAGATCACGTCCGCCGCGGTGAGCAGGAAGCGCGAGCGCCAATTGTACGCGGCACGAAGCGAGATCGGCCCCTTTTCGTAGAACACCGTCGCGTTGACGTTGTGCTTCGACAGCCCCTCCAACGGCAGGTTGCCCGGCGGGATCGGCGATTCGTTCGACGGCGTACCGCCATTGAGGAACGAGTTCGGCAGGCCCGAGCTGTCGATGTACGAATAGTTGCCGTTGAAGCCCAATCCGTTGAGGAAGCCCGGCAGGAAATCGAACGTCTGCTGGTAGGAGACCTCGACGCCCTTGATCTTGCCCGTGCCGTCGAAATTGGCCGGGCCGCGGATCAGCACCGGCACGGTCACACCGTTGCTGGTGATGTCTCGGGTGATGAGCGACGAGAAGAAGAAGTTGTCGACCGCCTTGTAGAAGCCGTTGACCGTCAGCGACCCGACGCGCGCGAAATACCATTCGAGCGTGGCGTCGAACTGCCAGGCGGTGGCAGGCTTCAGGAACGGATTGCCCGCGGTCGCTGTCGCCGCACCCGTGTTGGGATCGGTCGTCACGCCGATGAAGTTACGGATGTTGGCAAGGTCGGGACGCGTCAGCACCTTCGACACCGCAAAGCGCGCGATGAGGTCGTTGGAAAGGCCGAGCTTCAGGTTGAAGCTGGGCAGGAAGTAATCGTAATTGTTGCGCGCGATGTCAGGAACGGACTGGCCGGTCGCGAACTGCTGAAGCTGAGCATAGCCGGCCGCACCCAGATTACAGATGCCGCCCGGCTGGGACGGCGGCGTGCCCGGCGGGGCCCCCTCCGGCACCCGCGCGTCGCAGCGGCCGGTGAAGATCGTCTGGCCGGTCACCGGGTCGATCTCGGTCCGCGAGAACGGATCGACGATGCCCAGCGCTTCGCGCGTCGGCACGCCGATGTTGCCCGCCGACCGGATGTTGGTCGCGACATAGCGGACGCCGATGTTGCCCGACACGCGGATGCCGGCGAACAGCGGATCTTCCGATCCGAAGTTCAGCATGACGTACGCCGCACTGTCCTGCTGGTTCACCGGCTGGATCTCGTCCGGCAGGTACGAGGTGCCCGCAATCGCGTTCGGCCGCTCGTTCGCCGGCACCCAGCGGTTGGTCGCCGTCGCGCCATTCGTCGTCTTCCAGATGTCGTTGAGCGACTTGAAGTAGCTCGCCGACCCCTGATAGTCGTTGATGAGGTCGCCGTTATAGTAGTAGCCGCCGATCGGCCCCGGCGTCGCGCCGCGGAAGAAGTCGGGGAAGCTGAAGAAGTCCGACCGCGACGTGTCGCCTTGGTTGAACGTGACCGGCGCGCCCGACCAGACTTCACTGATCGCACCCCAGTTATAGGCGGTGTACTTGACCGTCTGGTTACGCTCCGAATAGCGCGCACCGAACTTTACGCGGTTCAGGAACGATCCGTCGTCGAACTTGTACGAGAAGTCGCCCTTGATCTGATATTCGGAGCCGCGCGAATCCTCGAGGTGATCCATCGCCGCGCGCCAGAACTGGAAGTCGCGGTTCTGGAAATACTGCTCGTCGGTCGCCGCGGTCAGCGTGGGGTTTGGCGTCGCCCAGCTTGCCGCCAGCGTCAGCGGCTTGTGCGGGATGACGACCGGCGTGTTGCCGGTCAGGTCGAGTTCCTGGTCGGCGAAGGTCGAGCCGAACACGCTGACGTCGAGATTCTCGCGCTTGGCATAGGTGTAGTCGACATCGAGGTTCATCGAGAAGCGGTCGGTGAACTCGTGCTTCAGGTTGAAGCCGAAGTCGCGAACCTCGTTCTCCTCGAAAACCTGGCGCCGCGACAACGACTGCTGGACGCCGCCGGTCGGCACCGTTGTTTCCGCCGAGCCGCTGGAGGCGGTACGCCAGCCGGTACCCGGCAGCGTGATGTAACCCTTCTGAAAAAGGCCGTCGTCGCCATACTCATAGTTGCGGAACTGTCCGGTCGGGCATTCGGCGCGGACGCCGCCGTTCGGGCCGTTGGTGTTCTGCTGACAGCCGAACGGATAGGTATTGTATTCGGCAAGATCCGGCGCGCTCTCGAAGGTCCGCTCGCCCCAGGCGTTGGTCGAATGCGAACGTAGGA
This is a stretch of genomic DNA from Sphingomonas sp. Y38-1Y. It encodes these proteins:
- a CDS encoding TonB-dependent receptor, giving the protein MAFIGSEMLRVSKSRDLNKLLKTGVSVGAVCAFAMAAPAWAQTGAASGQGTAGNAAPAAQPQDGAVTQPTPGEPSGQSVETQTTSEPGADEIVVTGIRQSLANAQNIKRNADTVVDAITAQDIGALPDRSVTEALQRVPGVSINRFAGSNDPDHFSVEGSGVVVRGLNFVRSEFNGRSAFAAGIGGQALNFADVPSELLGSVEIYKNATADLIEGGLAGTVNLNTRKPLDNRGFHIGGGIEANYGDFRKQWAPTASLLLSNTWETGIGTFGVLVNGSYSRLKSRADGIQITNVQTRDGGSTTGANDGGTVCRNPLPGNTDTTTLPAPGTCGVGGTPGADGFADLAAGPLYAPIGGQFRTQDYDRKRDGQALALQWESTDKRTMLTAQFLRSHSTNAWGERTFESAPDLAEYNTYPFGCQQNTNGPNGGVRAECPTGQFRNYEYGDDGLFQKGYITLPGTGWRTASSGSAETTVPTGGVQQSLSRRQVFEENEVRDFGFNLKHEFTDRFSMNLDVDYTYAKRENLDVSVFGSTFADQELDLTGNTPVVIPHKPLTLAASWATPNPTLTAATDEQYFQNRDFQFWRAAMDHLEDSRGSEYQIKGDFSYKFDDGSFLNRVKFGARYSERNQTVKYTAYNWGAISEVWSGAPVTFNQGDTSRSDFFSFPDFFRGATPGPIGGYYYNGDLINDYQGSASYFKSLNDIWKTTNGATATNRWVPANERPNAIAGTSYLPDEIQPVNQQDSAAYVMLNFGSEDPLFAGIRVSGNIGVRYVATNIRSAGNIGVPTREALGIVDPFSRTEIDPVTGQTIFTGRCDARVPEGAPPGTPPSQPGGICNLGAAGYAQLQQFATGQSVPDIARNNYDYFLPSFNLKLGLSNDLIARFAVSKVLTRPDLANIRNFIGVTTDPNTGAATATAGNPFLKPATAWQFDATLEWYFARVGSLTVNGFYKAVDNFFFSSLITRDITSNGVTVPVLIRGPANFDGTGKIKGVEVSYQQTFDFLPGFLNGLGFNGNYSYIDSSGLPNSFLNGGTPSNESPIPPGNLPLEGLSKHNVNATVFYEKGPISLRAAYNWRSRFLLTAADVIFPYTSIFNDETGQLDASVFVNVNKYIKLGVQGVNLTNESTRTLQAYTGDPDRLAPRSYFINDRRFSFILRGNF